Proteins encoded by one window of Seriola aureovittata isolate HTS-2021-v1 ecotype China chromosome 4, ASM2101889v1, whole genome shotgun sequence:
- the traf4a gene encoding TNF receptor-associated factor 4a codes for MPGFDYKFLEKPKRRFQCPLCSKAMREPVQVSTCGHRFCDTCLQEFLSEGVFKCPEDQLPLDYAKIYPDPELEQQILALPIRCIHSEEGCRWTGQMKQLQGHFSTCAFNVIPCPNRCSVKLTRRDLPDHLQHDCPKRKVKCEFCGSEFTGEAYENHQGVCPQESVYCENKCGARMMRRLLSQHSMAECPKRTQPCKYCGKEFVFDTIQNHQYHCPRFPVQCPNQCGTPNIAREDLANHVKDNCGSALVLCPFKDAGCKHRCPKLAIGRHLEDTTKSHLTMMCNLVGRQRQEILELRREMEELSVSHDGVLIWKLNDYSRKLQEAKLRSNHEFFSPPFYTHRYGYKLQVSAFLNGNGSGEGSHLSVYIRVLPGEYDNLLEWPFSYKVTFSILDQSDPSLSKPQHITETFNPDPNWKNFQKPCSSRNSLDESTLGFGYPKFISHEEIKKRNYIRDNCIFIKASIEIPQKIMA; via the exons TGAGGGCGTCTTCAAGTGTCCAGAGGATCAGCTGCCGTTGGACTATGCCAAG ATCTACCCAGATCCAGAGCTGGAGCAGCAGATCCTGGCTCTGCCCATCCGCTGCATCCACAGTGAGGAGGGCTGCCGCTGGACCGGCCAGATGAAGCAACTGCAG GGCCACTTCTCCACCTGCGCCTTCAATGTGATACCCTGCCCCAATCGCTGCTCCGTCAAGCTGACGCGCCGCGACTTGCCCGACCACCTGCAGCACGACTGCCCCAAGCGCAAGGTCAAGTGCGAGTTTTGTGGTAGCGAGTTCACCGGTGAAGCCTATGAG AACCACCAAGGTGTGTGTCCTCAGGAGAGTGTTTACTGTGAGAACAAGTGTGGGGCGAGGATGATGCGTCGTCTGCTGTCCCAACACAGCATGGCCGAGTGTCCCAAACGCACACAACCCTGCAAGTACTGCGGCAAGGAGTTTGTGTTTGACACAATCCAG AACCACCAGTACCACTGCCCTCGGTTTCCTGTCCAGTGCCCAAACCAGTGCGGTACACCCAACATCGCCCGGGAGGACCTGGCCAACCATGTGAAGGACAACTGTGGCAGTGCGCTCGTTCTCTGTCCCTTCAAAGACGCCGGCTGCAAGCACAGA tGCCCCAAACTGGCCATCGGCCGCCACCTGGAAGACACCACTAAGTCTCACCTGACTATGATGTGTAACCTGGTGGGTCGCCAGCGGCAGGAGATCCTGGAGCTGcggagggagatggaggagctgTCCGTCAGTCACGACGGCGTCCTCATCTGGAAACTCAATGACTACTCGCGCAAACTCCAGGAGGCCAAACTCCGAAGCAACCACGAGTTCTTCAGCCCGCCCTTTTACACTCACCGCTACGGCTACAAGCTGCAGGTGTCGGCGTTCCTGAACGGTAACGGCAGCGGCGAGGGCTCCCACCTCTCCGTCTACATCCGCGTGCTGCCCGGAGAGTACGACAACCTGCTGGAGTGGCCCTTCTCCTACAAGGTGACTTTCTCCATCCTGGACCAGAGTGACCCGTCGCTTTCCAAACCCCAGCACATCACCGAGACCTTCAACCCCGACCCCAACTGGAAGAACTTCCAGAAGCCCTGCAGCAGCCGCAACTCGCTGGACGAGAGCACCCTTGGCTTTGGCTACCCCAAGTTCATCTCGCACGAGGAGATCAAGAAGAGGAACTACATCCGAGACAACTGCATCTTCATCAAGGCTTCTATAGAGATTCCCCAGAAGATAATGGCTTAA